A segment of the Mangrovimonas sp. YM274 genome:
GTGTTTCATGATGACTTGTTGAAAGTCTTCAAAAAGATCTTTATGGATCTGGTCTAGTTCCTTTAGCATTTTTGCATGGTCTTTCTGCTGTTCGGTAGAAGGTGTTTTTTTAGATAAAAGGTCTTCAAAAAATCGGGTTTCATCTTTCCAAAAAGCTAGGTTTTCTAACCATTCTTTGCTTTCAAAATGCAGCACATTTAGTGCTGCTCCCAATAGGAGTTCGGTTTTTGGGTTTGCATGTGTTGTTTCCATGATATATTAATTCAAGGTTTATTAGGATTTAAATAGTTCTTTATAAAACTGTCCCGAATGCTAATTCGGGCGGTCTGTATCAAGTGTATGGCTGATACGGTGGTAATTTGTTTGAGATTTGCTATTTCAGTTGGGGTAAAATTGTAGTTTGCAAATAGGCTGAAGGTAGATTGAATAGGGGCGGGAAGCTGCTTAAGTACTGTGGCAATGTGTTTTTGGATTTTGTTGTCGTCCAATTTTCTGTCCAATTGATCAATGTACTGTTGTTCGTTATCTTCAATAAAAACATGGTTTAAAGTGTAATCGTTTTTATTGTAGGATATGTCATCTAGCTCTTCAAGCATCAGTAAATCGCCGTCTCCATCTGTGCTGAACTGTTCTTCCATTTCATTTCGTTCGTCTTTAGTGAAGTCGTCAATATTTTTATTGAAAAAGTTGTCAAATTCCTCATCAACAGTAATATCTTCAAGTAATTTGTCTGTTTTTTTGAATAACCACAAGTAAAAGTCATCAGCCTTTTGTACCTCTTCAATATTATCGTAAACCTCTACAAAAAGTTGATCTATAATATCATCTGCACTGTATTTGTTTCTTGAAAAATGAGGATGGTTCGATAGGGTTGCCAGCCGTTCTTGAACATATTTCTTAAGGCTTGATAGAATTTTGAGAGTGAGGTTATTGAAGTCTTCTTTGTTGTTTGCTTTTTTGAGGCTGATTAGCTCCGGGAATGTCTCTGTGATAGTCATTCGTAGGTGGCTGGGTTTGTATATGTCTGCTGTAGCTTTCATGGCTTTAATATTTAATTTTTTTGTTTTTGTACTCTTTGTGTTGAATTGCAGTTTCGTTTTAAGGAAGTTGTGCCGTTAAATATTTACATGTGTTTTGAAAGGAATTTAAAGAACTCCCTTTTCAAATCATGATAGATCATTCTTTGGGTTTCCATGCGCTCTCTTAAAAGGAAGTGCTTTTTAGCTAGGTTGAAATTCATAGCAAGCTCACCTTTTTTGTCATGTTCGAACATGTCTGTTTCGTGGACGTTAATGTCATGTAAAAGTGAGTCTATAATCTCGTGCTGACGAATAAATTGGTTTTGGTAGTGTTCCAATTGCGCCAATACACTGTGGTGGGTCCAGCGTTCAACTAGTTCTTCTAAGCGGTTGTTGAATGATTGTAATTCATCTTCTAGAAATAAGAGCTCTCTTTCCCATTGTTTATGCTCAAAATGCAAATCTGAAATTTGGATTATTAGCGTTTCCATGAGTTCTAATGTTTAAGTTTTCATCTTGTTTAACTTATAGATTGTTGATGGTTGCCAAGATTCCGGTCAACGGAAAATGACATGGTAGAACGTTAATAATTTCAATAGGGTTTAAAAGAGAAGCCTAATCTTGGAAAGATAAAATGTGGAGCTGATGAGGTATCAATATACGTTTAAAAATGTAAAATTGAAATGATATTTATCAGTTGAAATACAGGTATTTAGGTTTGATTTTCTAAATGAGTTGTCGTCTATTTTACATTTTGTGTTGCTTCTGTTTTATATCATCTTGAAGTATGTTCTAAAATAAGTTTATTTTAGAGAAATAAAGACTGTTGAAAATTCTGAATATATGGTATGTAATCTGTTTGCAAGGTATTTATTAATAGTTGGGGTGACGATCTCCACCGTTGGTTATGCTCAAGAATCCAAAGATATTATCGCTCGAATAGAGCAAGAGGCCAATAAAAATTCCCAATTGGAAAATTTGGCACATCACCTTTTGGATGTCATTGGTCCCAGGTTAACAGGAACACCACAAATGGAACAGGCTAGTGATTGGGTTATGGAAACCTATAAAAAATGGGGAATTGATGTAGAAAGAGAGGATTGGGGAGAGTGGAAAGGTTGGGAGCGTGGGATTACCCATATCGATATGGTGTCACCTCGTGTGCAATCTTTAGAGGGGATTCAATTAGCTTGGAGTCCAACAACACCTCCAGAAGGTGTGGTTGGAGAGGTGGTGACCTTGCCTATAGTGAAAGATTCTATACATTTTCAGAAATGGTTAAAGACAGTAAAAGGAAAGTTTGTTTTGACTTCGAAGTACGAGTTAACAGGGCGTCCTGATAGTAGTTGGGAGAACTTTGCTAGGCCCGAGTCATTTGAAAAATTGAAGAATTCTCGCGATTCCATTACAAGAGCATGGTATAGAAACATTGCGAGAACTGGCTATAAAAGTGCGGATATTGTGAGGTTATTAGAGAATGCTGGAGCGGTTGGAATAATCTCTAGTTATTGGTCCAAAGGCTTTGGGGTGAACCGTATTTTTGGATCCAAGACAAAAGGCATTCCAACCCTAGATGTGGAATTGGAGGATTATGCCATGCTATATCGTTTAGCGGAAAGTGGAGCGAAGCCTAAAGTTAGGGTGGTCGCTCGTTCAAAAGATTTGGGTTTGGTGCCCGCATTTAATACCATTGGAATGATTAAAGGGTCTAAGAAACCTGAAGAATATGTCATTTTATCGGCGCATTTGGATTCATGGGATGGTGCCACGGGAGCAACCGATAATGGAACAGGAACTGTGTTGATGATGGAAGTGATGCGCATTCTGAAAAAAGTGTATCCCAATCCAAAACGTACCATTTTAGTAGGGCATTGGGGAAGTGAAGAACAAGGCTTGAATGGTTCCAGAGCTTTTGTAGAAGACCATCCTGAAATTGTGGAATACGTGCAGGTGGTCTTGAATCAGGATAACGGAACGGGGAGAATCACGGATATCTCTGGGGCGGGTTTTTTGAATTCCTACGAATATCTCTCAAGATGGTTGGCAGCCGTACCTAAAGAAATTTCACAACAGGTGAAAACTACGTTTCCAGGGTCGCCTAGTAGCGGTGGTTCGGATAATGCGTCCTTTGTGGCCGCAGGTGTGCCGGCGTTTTATCTAGGAGCTCTTAATTGGGATTACAGGGATTATACTTGGCATACCAATCGGGATACTTATGACAAGATTGTGTTTGATGATTTAAGGAACAACGTAATTTTAACGGCAGTCCTAGCTTATATGGCTTCCGAGGATCCTGAAACCGCTTCTCGTGAAAAAATAGTTATGCCTACGGATCCTAAAACAGGTGAACAGCAATTGTGGCCTGAACAGAAATCACCGAAAAGGTTGGGTGGCGTTGATTAGTTTTTTGGTTTCCACAGGGCGATAAGTCCAAATATCGGACCAATAGCTAAAATCGAAAATATGAGAGGCGAATCGAAACGGCTATTTAATTGGGTTAAAAGTTGAATGCTGAATATGGTGATTGCAAAACCAATACAATTGACAATGGTGAGCGCGGTTCCTTTTATTTCTGTGGGCGCATTTTGGGCAACCATGGTAGAAAACATAGGGGAGTCCATGATGACTACCATTCCCCAAAAAATCAAAAATGACACAAAAAGGAAATTTCCAAGTTGAAAAACCAAAGGAAAAAGAAGACAGCATATGCCCGAAAGTAAAAGTGCTGTTGAGGCGGTGTGTTTGGTTCCTTTGCGTTGGGAAATATATCCTGCCAATACGCAAGAGAGTCCTCCAATAGCGATGATGGTGAACGCTGTTAAAGAGATGTTGATGTTACTATGGGTTTGTTGGTTGTAATGTTTTAGCATAAAAGGTACAAATGCCCAAAACGCATAGAGTTCCCACATATGACCAAAATATCCAAAGGCCGCAGATCGGAATTTTCTGTTTTTAAAAACTCTTGAGATGGCTTTAAAATCTAAACCTTTACTAGCTTTTCGGTAAGGGCCGTTTGGAACAAAAATGGCAATAACTACCCCTCCAATGAGAGTCAAACAGGAGGTGGCTGTTAATACATAGGTCCAAGAGATGGTTTGCATCGCGCTTTTCAAAAGATGAGGGAGAGCTGTACCAATAACCAGAGCGCCAACAAGAAATCCTAATGATTTGCCTAGTCCTTTTTGATAGTAGTCAGCGGCAATTTTCATGCCTACTGGATAAATGCCTGCAAGGAAGAATCCTGTTAAAAAACGAAAGGTGAATAAGGTGCTATAGTTGTTGCTATTGAAAATCATACAGCTATTACATACCGCTCCAAGAATGGCGCAGGTTAAAAAGACTTTGGAAGGAGAAAACCTGTCGGCAATGGTGAGTAAGGCAAAGGTTAAGGTGCCGATTATAAAACCAAATTGTACGGCAGAGGTAAGGTTGCCCAAGGCGGTTTCGTTTAAGTTGAAATTTTTAACCAAATTATCCATGATACCATTTCCTGCAAACCAAAGTGAGGTGCAACAAAATTGTGAGATCACAATAATGGGAAGGATGCGTTTGGCTGGTTTTTCGGAAATAGTCATTCTGAAAAATGTTGGTTTTTAAAGTTTTGGTTTGTTCTAATTTCGTTTATTTTTTTTGAAATGCTCAATGGATGGAAATAAAAATGCCTCGAGAGGTTCTCGAGGCATTTTGTAATAAAGGTTGTTTTTATAATCAATTAAAGTCCAAAAGAGGTCTTTACCGTATCTACATAATCTAGTTTTTCCCAAGTAAATAGTTCAACATCCATTGTGATGTCTTCTCCATTTGGTTGCGAAAATACTTTAGAAACCACTTCATTGGTACGTCCCATATGTCCGTAAGCGGCAGTTTCACTGTACATTGGTTGGCGTAATTTTAAACGCTCTTCAATGGCTGCTGGGCGCATATCGAAAATTTGTGCTACTTTTTTGGCAATTTCTCCGTCTGTCAAATCTACATGTGAAGTACCATAAGTATCCACAAAGATTCCCATAGGCTCAACTACTCCAATAGCATAACTCACTTGAATCAATACCTCGTCACAAACACCTGCGGCAACCAAGTTTTTGGCAATGTGTCTAGTGGCATAAGCGGCACTTCGGTCTACTTTACTTGGATCTTTTCCTGAAAAAGCACCACCTCCGTGAGCTCCTTTGCCTCCGTAAGTGTCCACAATAATTTTTCGTCCGGTCAACCCTGTGTCTCCGTGAGGACCACCAATTACAAACTTTCCGGTAGGATTGATATGGTATGTGATGTTGTCGTTGAACAATTGTTGAATGTGCTCTGGTTGTTTTGCAATAACACGAGGAATTAAAATTTCCACTAAATCCTTACGGATTTTAGCCAGCATTTCATCGTCGCTGCCAAAGTCGTCGTGTTGCGTAGAAATTACAATAGAGTCAATACGTTGAGGCGCATTGTCATCGCTATATTCAATGGTTACTTGGCTTTTAGAGTCGGGGCGTAAATATGTAATGTCTTGATTTTCTCTTCTTAATTCGGCAAGCTCCTTAAGGATGTTGTGAGATAAATCCAAAGCCAAAGGCATGTAGTTTTCGGTTTCGTTGGTGGCATAGCCAAACATCATTCCTTGGTCACCTGCTCCTTGTTCTTCTTTGGAAGCTCTGTCTACCCCTCGGTTGATATCTTCAGACTGTTCGTGGATTGCAGAAAATACACCACACGAATTGCCGTCAAACATATAGGCGCCTTTGGTATATCCAATTTTGTTGATAGTGTCCCTTGCTATTTTTTGTACATCTAGATAGGTGTTCGATTTTACCTCTCCTGCAAGTACAACTTGTCCTGTGGTTACCAAGGTTTCGCAAGCCACTTTGGAATCTGGATCAAAGGCTAGAAAATTATCAATAAGAGCATCACTTATTTGGTCCGCTACTTTGTCTGGGTGTCCTTCAGATACACTCTCCGAAGTAAATAAATATGCCATAAAATAAAAATAAAATATGCTTAAATTGGAGAGATTTGACGGTAGCGTCAAAGGAAGTTGTCCACTGTCCTTTAGCATTTTTTAATGAGGTTGCAATCAGTCAAATCTTTCCTCTAAATTTCGGCTACAAATGTACTGATTAAATTAAAAGAACAAAACCCTTTCCCTTAAAAAGCAACTTAACGAATTGTTAATATATGATTTGGGGGATTTTTGCAGGTAAATGTTTAATATGTAAAAAAAAATGTTATACTATCTTTTTTAGAGAAGAATCATTAATTTAAGAGTGAAAAACTAACAATTCTGTATTTCTTTTTAAAACTTATGACTTTTGATCAAGCTTAAGTAATTTTATATCCTCACTCTTACGAGAAAAATTTTATGGGAACACAACCAAAATTAACACGATTTAATCAAGAAGTATTGTCCAAATATCAGATATACAACAGTATATTCATGACTTTACCTTTTGATACCATTTCCAAAACAGGCGTTTTATTGCCGTTATTTCATGAAACCTGTAAAAAGGGGTTTGAACGAGGAGATGACCCAACAACGATAGTAGATACCTTTTTTTCAAAATACCAAGGAAGGCGCAGTAAGGAAAGTCAAATTAATTTACTGTTCCGCTTTATTCAATACATCGAGCGTCAAGTAGTATTGTTTGATGCTATTGAGGATGCTGCTTTCCCAACGGTAAATAACATGGATGGGATAGGGACCTTGAGAAGCTTAAAAGAAGCTGTCGCCTCCGACGGTAATTTGGAAATGTTGAGACAGTATCTGGAAGAATTTAAGGTGCGAATTGTACTTACGGCACACCCAACCCAGTTTTATCCGGGATCGGTTTTGGGGATTATTACGGATCTTACCGAGGCTATCAAGAATAACGATTTGCTACAGATCAATGATCTTTTGGCACAGTTGGGGAAAACGCCCTTTTTTAAGCGTACCAAGCCTACGCCATACGATGAAGCTATCAGCTTAATCTGGTACCTAGAAAATGTATTTTATTATTCCTTCGGAACAATTTATGACTATATCCAACAAAACATTTTTGATGGCAAACAGGTGGATAATGATATCATCAACCTAGGGTTTTGGCCTGGGGGAGATAGGGACGGAAATCCTTTTGTAACTCCGGAGATTACACTTAAAGTGGCTAGTAGGTTAAAAATGACCATTCTTAAGAACTACTATAAAAGTGTAAGAAAGTTGAGGAGAAGGTTGACTTTTAGTGATGTTGAAGATAGAGTGGCTGCTTTGGAGTCTCAATTATATAATGCATTTATAGATGTAGATGCCGCTAACAATATTACTTTGGAGCATTTCAAATCGGAACTTGAGTTCATTCTTAAGACTATTAAGGAAAAGCACCAATCTCTTTATTTTAAAGAAGTGAATAGCTTGTTGAATAAAGTGCATCTTTTCGGATTTCATTTTGCAACTTTAGATATCAGGCAAGATAGTCGAGCGCACGACAAGGTATTTACGGAAATGGTGGATACCCTTATTGCTAGTGGAAGTGATATTTTTCCGAAAAACTATAATGAGCTTTCTGAAACAGAACAGGTCAAGATTCTTTCTGAAGTAAAAGGAAAGGTGGATTTATCTTTAATAAAGGACGAAGAAGTACTGAAGGCCTTGAATACTATAAAGGCTATTAAGGAAATTCAGAGTAAGAATGGTGAGCGAGCTGCCAACCGATATATTATCAGTAACAATCAAACCACTCTCAATGTTATGCAGCTGTTTGCTATGCTTAAGTTGGTGGCTTTCCAAGATGAATTGACAGTTGATATCGGGCCATTGTTTGAGACGATTACCGATTTGGAAAATGCCCACTTGGTAATGGAAGAACTTTATACCAATCCTGCATATAAAGCGCACCTAAAAGCTAGAGGAAATAAACAGACCATAATGTTAGGGTTTTCAGATGGAACCAAGGATGGTGGATACCTCATGGCTAACTGGGCTATTTTTAAAGCTAAAGAGCGACTCACCGAGGTGTCACGTAAATATGATGTGTCTGTCATATTCTTTGATGGTCGGGGAGGACCGCCGGCAAGAGGTGGAGGTAAAACACATCAGTTTTACGCGTCTTTGGGGCCTACAATCGAAGATAAGGAAGTGCAGTTGACCATTCAGGGGCAGACGATCAGTTCTAATTTTGGAACTTTAGATTCCTCGCAATACAATATGGAGCAATTGATAAGTTCCGGAATCTATAACCAATTGCATGAAGATGTTAATAGAATGTCTCCAGACAATGTTAAGGTAATGGATGATTTGGCTAATACAAGTCTCCAAACTTATATGGACTTTAAGGGGCATCCTATGTTTATTCCGTATTTGGAACGCATGAGTACGCTTAAATACTATGCTAAAACTAATATAGGAAGTCGCCCGTCGAAACGTGGAAAGTCTGATAAGCTTATATTTTCAGATTTAAGAGCGATTCCGTTTGTTGGATCTTGGAGTCAGTTGAAACAAAATGTACCTGGTTTTTTTGGAGTAGGAACAGCGCTTAAAAAATATGAGGATGCTGGTGAGTTTGATAAAGTGAAGCATTTGTACAAAAGCTCTAATTTCTTTAGAACTTTAATTGCCAATAGTATGATGTCTTTATCAAAATCCTTTTTTGATTTGACCAAGTATATGGCTGAAGATCCTGAATTTGGTGAGTTCTGGGAAATCATTCATACCGAGTATGAAACTACTAAGCGTTTATTGTTAAAGCTTACGGATTCTAAAGTGTTGATGGAAGATGAGCCAGCGGGGAAGGCTTCAATTGAGGTAAGAGAGTCTATTGTGTTGCCTTTGTTGACCATTCAGCAATATGCTCTTAAAAAAATACAGGAGCTTGAAAAAGCAGAGGTGAGAGATGAAGCGCAAATTGAGATTTTTGAAAAAATAGTGACGCGCTCACTATTCGGGAATATCAATGCCAGTAGAAATTCTGCATAAATATTATCTGGAAATAGAAAATTAAAAACCCTCGAAGTAAAATGCTCTTCGAGGGTTTTTTGTATATGCAAAGCTAAATTAGTTAATCGTTATAGGCATTCATACCGTGTTCTGTAATGTCCAAACCTTTAATTTCATCTTGTTCTGGAACTCTTAACCCTATGGTTTTCTTAAGGATGAAAAGTACGATGAAAGTGGTCACAATTGCCCAGGCACCAATACTGAAAACCCCTATGGCTTGCACTCCTAGTTGTTTAAATCCTCCTCCATAGAATAGGCCTCCATCAGTTGCAAAAACTCCTACAAGCAGAGTTCCGAAAGCTCCCACTACTCCATGTACGGAAATTGCTCCAACTGGATCGTCTATTTTTAATTTTTTATCAATAAACTCAATAGAAAGTACAACTAGAAAACCAGAAAGGATTCCTATGATAGCTGCTCCTCCTGGGGATACCGCGGCACATCCAGCAGTAATTCCTACTAAGCCAGCTAAGGCGCCATTTAAAGTCATGGACAAATCTGGTTTTCCATATTTGGCCCAGGTTAAAAATAAGGCTGTAACTGCACCTCCGGCAGCGGCAAGGTTGGTAGTGATGACAATGTTGGCAACATTGTTGGCACTTCCTCCTGAAATGGCTAATTCAGAACCAGGGTTGAAGCCAAACCACCCTAACCAAAGAATGAATACACCCAATGCCCCGTACATCAT
Coding sequences within it:
- a CDS encoding nitrate/nitrite transporter, producing the protein MTISEKPAKRILPIIVISQFCCTSLWFAGNGIMDNLVKNFNLNETALGNLTSAVQFGFIIGTLTFALLTIADRFSPSKVFLTCAILGAVCNSCMIFNSNNYSTLFTFRFLTGFFLAGIYPVGMKIAADYYQKGLGKSLGFLVGALVIGTALPHLLKSAMQTISWTYVLTATSCLTLIGGVVIAIFVPNGPYRKASKGLDFKAISRVFKNRKFRSAAFGYFGHMWELYAFWAFVPFMLKHYNQQTHSNINISLTAFTIIAIGGLSCVLAGYISQRKGTKHTASTALLLSGICCLLFPLVFQLGNFLFVSFLIFWGMVVIMDSPMFSTMVAQNAPTEIKGTALTIVNCIGFAITIFSIQLLTQLNSRFDSPLIFSILAIGPIFGLIALWKPKN
- the metK gene encoding methionine adenosyltransferase, whose amino-acid sequence is MAYLFTSESVSEGHPDKVADQISDALIDNFLAFDPDSKVACETLVTTGQVVLAGEVKSNTYLDVQKIARDTINKIGYTKGAYMFDGNSCGVFSAIHEQSEDINRGVDRASKEEQGAGDQGMMFGYATNETENYMPLALDLSHNILKELAELRRENQDITYLRPDSKSQVTIEYSDDNAPQRIDSIVISTQHDDFGSDDEMLAKIRKDLVEILIPRVIAKQPEHIQQLFNDNITYHINPTGKFVIGGPHGDTGLTGRKIIVDTYGGKGAHGGGAFSGKDPSKVDRSAAYATRHIAKNLVAAGVCDEVLIQVSYAIGVVEPMGIFVDTYGTSHVDLTDGEIAKKVAQIFDMRPAAIEERLKLRQPMYSETAAYGHMGRTNEVVSKVFSQPNGEDITMDVELFTWEKLDYVDTVKTSFGL
- a CDS encoding phosphoenolpyruvate carboxylase; the protein is MGTQPKLTRFNQEVLSKYQIYNSIFMTLPFDTISKTGVLLPLFHETCKKGFERGDDPTTIVDTFFSKYQGRRSKESQINLLFRFIQYIERQVVLFDAIEDAAFPTVNNMDGIGTLRSLKEAVASDGNLEMLRQYLEEFKVRIVLTAHPTQFYPGSVLGIITDLTEAIKNNDLLQINDLLAQLGKTPFFKRTKPTPYDEAISLIWYLENVFYYSFGTIYDYIQQNIFDGKQVDNDIINLGFWPGGDRDGNPFVTPEITLKVASRLKMTILKNYYKSVRKLRRRLTFSDVEDRVAALESQLYNAFIDVDAANNITLEHFKSELEFILKTIKEKHQSLYFKEVNSLLNKVHLFGFHFATLDIRQDSRAHDKVFTEMVDTLIASGSDIFPKNYNELSETEQVKILSEVKGKVDLSLIKDEEVLKALNTIKAIKEIQSKNGERAANRYIISNNQTTLNVMQLFAMLKLVAFQDELTVDIGPLFETITDLENAHLVMEELYTNPAYKAHLKARGNKQTIMLGFSDGTKDGGYLMANWAIFKAKERLTEVSRKYDVSVIFFDGRGGPPARGGGKTHQFYASLGPTIEDKEVQLTIQGQTISSNFGTLDSSQYNMEQLISSGIYNQLHEDVNRMSPDNVKVMDDLANTSLQTYMDFKGHPMFIPYLERMSTLKYYAKTNIGSRPSKRGKSDKLIFSDLRAIPFVGSWSQLKQNVPGFFGVGTALKKYEDAGEFDKVKHLYKSSNFFRTLIANSMMSLSKSFFDLTKYMAEDPEFGEFWEIIHTEYETTKRLLLKLTDSKVLMEDEPAGKASIEVRESIVLPLLTIQQYALKKIQELEKAEVRDEAQIEIFEKIVTRSLFGNINASRNSA
- a CDS encoding ammonium transporter, with the translated sequence MEELTNQITEINGVLDIFWILVAGIFVFFMQAGFTLVEAGFTRSKNTINIVMKNLMDLCIGSLGFWAIGYTIMYGDSIGKFIGSPSLFYNTPGDMHNLFFQTVFCATAATIVSGAVAERTKFSTYIIFSLIITTIIYPISGHWVWQGDGWLTELGFIDFAGSTVVHSVGGWAGLVAAALIGPRIGKYTGGKSNAILGHNMMYGALGVFILWLGWFGFNPGSELAISGGSANNVANIVITTNLAAAGGAVTALFLTWAKYGKPDLSMTLNGALAGLVGITAGCAAVSPGGAAIIGILSGFLVVLSIEFIDKKLKIDDPVGAISVHGVVGAFGTLLVGVFATDGGLFYGGGFKQLGVQAIGVFSIGAWAIVTTFIVLFILKKTIGLRVPEQDEIKGLDITEHGMNAYND
- a CDS encoding M20/M25/M40 family metallo-hydrolase; protein product: MVCNLFARYLLIVGVTISTVGYAQESKDIIARIEQEANKNSQLENLAHHLLDVIGPRLTGTPQMEQASDWVMETYKKWGIDVEREDWGEWKGWERGITHIDMVSPRVQSLEGIQLAWSPTTPPEGVVGEVVTLPIVKDSIHFQKWLKTVKGKFVLTSKYELTGRPDSSWENFARPESFEKLKNSRDSITRAWYRNIARTGYKSADIVRLLENAGAVGIISSYWSKGFGVNRIFGSKTKGIPTLDVELEDYAMLYRLAESGAKPKVRVVARSKDLGLVPAFNTIGMIKGSKKPEEYVILSAHLDSWDGATGATDNGTGTVLMMEVMRILKKVYPNPKRTILVGHWGSEEQGLNGSRAFVEDHPEIVEYVQVVLNQDNGTGRITDISGAGFLNSYEYLSRWLAAVPKEISQQVKTTFPGSPSSGGSDNASFVAAGVPAFYLGALNWDYRDYTWHTNRDTYDKIVFDDLRNNVILTAVLAYMASEDPETASREKIVMPTDPKTGEQQLWPEQKSPKRLGGVD
- a CDS encoding sigma-70 family RNA polymerase sigma factor; the protein is MKATADIYKPSHLRMTITETFPELISLKKANNKEDFNNLTLKILSSLKKYVQERLATLSNHPHFSRNKYSADDIIDQLFVEVYDNIEEVQKADDFYLWLFKKTDKLLEDITVDEEFDNFFNKNIDDFTKDERNEMEEQFSTDGDGDLLMLEELDDISYNKNDYTLNHVFIEDNEQQYIDQLDRKLDDNKIQKHIATVLKQLPAPIQSTFSLFANYNFTPTEIANLKQITTVSAIHLIQTARISIRDSFIKNYLNPNKP